Proteins co-encoded in one Neodiprion lecontei isolate iyNeoLeco1 chromosome 3, iyNeoLeco1.1, whole genome shotgun sequence genomic window:
- the LOC124293631 gene encoding uncharacterized protein LOC124293631, which translates to MNHPATRDPFGLVRSAGCCYHPWNSQALPVCRLCARPASSFHLCGAPDALGGVFADSDRNHQAVLQGRVSPRTSFRYRTHPPTAARSPSVNSAPAGSCVGSPGRSLARSSPSTTQRPPGLDHPDRWIGEETRRSLRPHVYKYYLGHVQEYRRQNMKVSLKA; encoded by the exons ATGAATCACCCTGCGACCAGGGACCCGTTCGGGTTGGTCAGGTCGGCGGGGTGCTGTTATCATCCTTGGAATTCTCAAGCTCTGCCGGTCTGCCGGTTGTGCGCCAGACCCGCGTCCAGCTTCCATCTCTGCGGAGCCCCCGACGCCCTTGGGGGTGTCTTCGCCGACTCGGATCGCAACCACCAAGCGGTTCTTCAGGGGCGGGTCTCGCCCCGCACTAGCTTCCGCTACCGCACTCACCCCCCGACCGCCGCCAGGTCGCCAAGCGTCAACTCTGCTCCGGCCGGATCGTGCGTTGGGTCGCCGGGACGTTCGCTGGCTCGGAGCTCACCCTCGACGACTCAGCGACCTCCGGGGCTCGATCATCCTGACCGATGGATCGGGGAAGAGACAAGGAGATCGCTGCGACCTCACGTCTACAAGTATTACCTCGGCCACGTGCAAGAGTATCGTCGACAGAACATGAAG gtaaGTCTTAAAGCGTGA